From one Brevibacterium sp. 'Marine' genomic stretch:
- a CDS encoding DinB family protein, whose translation MTLTLTDPSNSPNERRGLEEFLDYFRQVVRRKVDGLSPEQLNHTVASSSLTIGGILRHLTLVEESWFVEVLQGRELGEPWSSVDWNSDRDWDFESASGMTADELLADHEQACGNSREILAEVTDLDTLTARGDRDGEKFNVRWILIHLIEEYARHAGHADILREDIDGEIGD comes from the coding sequence ATGACCCTGACGTTGACCGATCCGAGCAATTCCCCGAACGAACGACGAGGGCTCGAAGAGTTCCTCGACTATTTCCGACAGGTGGTCCGGCGCAAAGTCGATGGACTGTCGCCGGAACAGCTCAACCACACCGTGGCGTCGTCGTCGCTGACGATCGGAGGCATCCTGCGACACCTCACCCTCGTCGAAGAGAGCTGGTTCGTCGAAGTGCTGCAGGGCAGAGAACTGGGGGAGCCGTGGTCGAGCGTCGACTGGAACAGCGACCGTGATTGGGACTTCGAGTCTGCGTCAGGGATGACCGCGGACGAGCTCCTGGCGGACCACGAGCAGGCCTGTGGGAACTCCCGCGAAATCCTCGCCGAGGTGACCGACTTGGACACCCTGACCGCACGAGGAGACCGTGACGGCGAGAAATTCAACGTCAGATGGATCCTCATCCATCTCATCGAGGAGTATGCCCGGCACGCGGGCCATGCGGACATCTTGCGCGAGGACATCGATGGTGAGATCGGCGACTGA
- a CDS encoding GNAT family N-acetyltransferase, producing MRSVFDRAGWTKEAHYRRSWPVIGGDPLDSVGYAVLREEWETGVRDELHWHDRRHFREQTRSGITYSSNTLPSRSELLKLYDSVGWSAYTSDPERLVCSVLNSAHVVCARQAGMLVGMARVVSDFGTLVYLQDVLVDPGKQRRGIGGELVVRALEPFADVRQTVLLTDADPGLTVFYTSLGFSEAAPSAGATVRAFVR from the coding sequence ATGAGGTCGGTTTTCGACCGGGCAGGCTGGACGAAAGAAGCTCACTACCGCCGCTCGTGGCCAGTCATTGGTGGCGATCCGCTGGATTCAGTCGGCTATGCGGTCCTGCGCGAGGAGTGGGAGACAGGCGTCAGGGATGAATTGCACTGGCATGATCGCCGTCATTTTCGTGAGCAGACTCGATCTGGGATCACGTATTCGTCGAATACTCTGCCTTCGCGCAGTGAGCTGCTCAAGCTCTATGACTCGGTGGGTTGGTCTGCCTATACAAGCGACCCGGAACGGCTGGTCTGCAGCGTGCTCAACTCTGCGCACGTCGTCTGTGCTCGCCAGGCAGGGATGCTCGTGGGAATGGCGCGCGTGGTCAGTGACTTCGGAACGCTTGTCTACCTTCAAGACGTCCTCGTCGATCCAGGAAAGCAGCGGCGCGGCATCGGGGGTGAACTCGTCGTTCGCGCCCTCGAACCTTTCGCCGATGTCCGGCAGACCGTCCTGCTCACCGACGCCGATCCCGGACTGACTGTGTTCTACACGTCGCTCGGTTTCAGCGAGGCCGCCCCGTCGGCAGGAGCGACGGTCCGTGCTTTCGTCCGATGA
- a CDS encoding DUF368 domain-containing protein: MTNIPSTGTDTAPKRSKALLPLDLIRGFLIGSAELVPGVSGGTIALVTGVYDQLIDSAAHVVAAAKTLVTGPKRVSGALAELRRTDWFLVIPVLLGMAVAVFTIAGVLESFVTGNPELSRGLFFGLVAASIAVPLRMLPARSSRQPALLGVLAFIVAAALAFLMTSLAGGADVENPPLIAVFFVASIAICALVVPGVSGSFFLLAVGMYSTTLRAVDSRDFGYLGIFLLGAVLGLAVFVNLLKYFLHNHRWWTLIVMAGLMFGSLRALWPWQSSAEVGADGEEHGAGGLLAPVDPVLGPILLAVLGAAVVVILIVVEAKFASSKDEAGGADSSVA; the protein is encoded by the coding sequence ATGACGAACATCCCATCGACCGGAACCGACACTGCGCCGAAACGGTCCAAAGCACTCCTGCCGCTCGACCTGATCCGCGGATTCCTCATCGGCAGCGCCGAACTCGTCCCCGGGGTCTCCGGCGGAACCATTGCCTTGGTCACCGGAGTCTACGACCAACTGATCGATTCCGCAGCGCACGTCGTAGCCGCGGCGAAGACCTTGGTGACCGGCCCCAAGCGTGTCAGCGGAGCACTGGCAGAACTGCGGCGCACCGACTGGTTCCTCGTCATCCCGGTTCTGTTGGGGATGGCCGTGGCCGTATTCACCATCGCCGGTGTCCTGGAATCCTTCGTCACCGGCAACCCCGAACTCTCCCGCGGACTGTTCTTCGGCCTCGTCGCCGCCAGCATTGCGGTGCCGTTGCGCATGTTGCCGGCACGTTCCTCGCGGCAACCGGCGCTCCTCGGCGTTCTGGCCTTCATCGTCGCTGCCGCTCTCGCATTCTTGATGACGAGTCTGGCCGGCGGGGCAGACGTGGAGAACCCACCACTCATCGCTGTCTTCTTCGTCGCTTCGATCGCCATCTGCGCACTTGTGGTGCCAGGAGTGTCCGGATCATTCTTCCTGCTGGCAGTCGGCATGTACTCGACCACACTTCGCGCCGTGGACTCACGTGACTTCGGTTATCTCGGAATCTTCCTTCTCGGCGCAGTCCTCGGCCTGGCGGTCTTCGTCAATCTCCTCAAATACTTCCTGCACAATCACCGGTGGTGGACACTCATCGTCATGGCAGGACTGATGTTCGGGTCCCTGCGCGCACTCTGGCCCTGGCAGTCATCTGCCGAGGTGGGCGCCGACGGCGAAGAGCACGGGGCGGGCGGTCTGTTGGCTCCCGTCGACCCGGTTCTCGGCCCGATTCTGCTCGCCGTCCTCGGCGCTGCTGTTGTCGTCATCCTCATCGTCGTCGAGGCGAAATTTGCATCATCGAAGGATGAGGCCGGCGGCGCTGATTCCTCTGTGGCGTGA
- a CDS encoding VOC family protein — MASLASLSITFDCLDVEAQSIFWADLLGADIDPGANEFVASIGGVHNSESPTPGMLFLKVDERAEGKNPLHIDLDDPHYPADVDRAVSLGAHKLASFDEYGIEWTTLKDPEGNLFDIGRRKLD; from the coding sequence ATGGCGTCGCTGGCATCTTTGAGCATCACCTTCGACTGCCTCGATGTGGAAGCTCAATCGATCTTCTGGGCGGACCTCCTCGGCGCCGACATCGATCCCGGGGCCAACGAATTCGTTGCGAGCATCGGGGGAGTCCACAACAGCGAGTCACCGACTCCGGGAATGCTCTTCCTCAAGGTCGACGAGCGCGCCGAGGGGAAGAACCCGCTGCACATCGACCTCGACGATCCGCATTATCCGGCGGACGTCGACCGCGCAGTCTCCTTGGGCGCGCACAAGCTCGCGTCCTTCGACGAGTACGGGATCGAATGGACGACACTGAAAGATCCCGAAGGAAACCTCTTCGACATCGGCCGGCGAAAACTAGACTGA
- the tpx gene encoding thiol peroxidase: MANTAFQGSPVKTVGDLPAKGEQSPAFSLVGSDLGDVNSQDHSGKRVVLNIFPSLDTGVCAASVRKFNELAAGLENTTVLCVSNDLPFAQARFCGAEGIENVVTASGFRSSFGKDFGVTMVDGPLAGLLARSVVVLDGKGTVTYTQLVDEITTEPDYDSAIAALGA; this comes from the coding sequence ATGGCCAACACAGCATTTCAGGGATCTCCGGTCAAGACCGTCGGCGACCTGCCCGCCAAGGGCGAGCAGTCTCCGGCCTTCAGCCTCGTCGGCAGCGACCTCGGCGATGTGAATTCCCAGGATCACTCGGGCAAGCGCGTCGTGCTCAACATCTTCCCCAGCCTCGATACGGGCGTGTGCGCCGCCTCGGTGCGCAAATTCAATGAACTCGCCGCGGGTCTGGAGAACACCACCGTTCTGTGCGTGTCCAACGACCTTCCATTCGCCCAGGCTCGCTTCTGCGGTGCCGAAGGCATTGAGAACGTCGTCACGGCATCGGGATTCCGCAGCTCGTTCGGCAAGGACTTCGGCGTGACCATGGTCGATGGCCCGCTCGCCGGTCTGCTCGCACGGTCCGTCGTCGTCCTCGATGGGAAGGGCACCGTAACGTACACGCAGCTCGTCGACGAGATCACGACCGAACCCGACTACGATTCGGCAATCGCGGCTCTGGGAGCCTGA
- a CDS encoding trypsin-like serine protease has product MQKKLVQSSLALAAATALGLGGAFAASPAVADNGPQKLNVQSQAAVQKTLDKASGVNAYGAKNGKLTIGVEKADDKTKQLEEDYANVKVVEGIKELKAYAGNDLVGGAGYLVNAGESGGACSTGFSGWDADGKPIVLTAGHCAKIINEQTMEFEGDTTVDETEQPSTAPAVGGEGFKQTGLGVIGTWGYHKFGGELVPPGSDAQPKDDDIDFAVINVDASKYNVKTGVTDWSTAGDDDLAAKLATDITKVGAHSEGTVQKAGRTTGLTENETWTAYNEQFDFVNVSGRFVHGFGVKAPSGKPFSAPGDSGGGVFQGDTAVGVISGGGPAEDENGQEIDFSWVADLDYSLEKSGQTISFDDPNEEPEAPAAPTVEDQTIEPKGAITGKAAAGADVKVTWTGAAEGEATAKADDSGNFTLEGPEAEGDYDAKAVATVDGQTSEAATFTVTVKASDDSDGGADADGADSNAGADADGKDADASASADGDDADASAAADGKDDKADSDADGDEKPDAPKVGDQTVVEGGKITGKAAPNAEVNLTWKAAGDAQAGSAQAQAAPAEGSVTVTTDADGNFSTEAPAEAGEYAYSATVTANGQTSEATNFTVTVQAAEAERKLTVEPKEIAASDFVKEDKGVQITGEGFDEGEKVTLEVVGGPENVEGITLEETADADGVVGFSIYGTSASNPEAYLGKYDVQVTGANDTEDEEALTGSFQVVADEDGNGGGDDGDDNGNDDGNGDGGSDLPRTGAELTGLAAGAGLLLVGGAAVVLTMRRKKNN; this is encoded by the coding sequence ATGCAGAAGAAACTCGTGCAGAGTTCGCTGGCGCTGGCAGCAGCGACAGCACTCGGCCTGGGCGGCGCATTCGCAGCCTCTCCGGCCGTCGCAGACAACGGTCCGCAGAAGCTGAACGTGCAGAGCCAAGCGGCTGTGCAGAAGACTCTGGACAAGGCGTCCGGCGTCAACGCATACGGCGCCAAGAACGGCAAGCTGACCATCGGCGTCGAGAAGGCCGACGACAAGACCAAGCAGCTCGAAGAAGATTACGCAAACGTCAAGGTCGTTGAGGGAATCAAAGAGCTCAAGGCCTACGCTGGAAATGACCTGGTCGGCGGCGCGGGCTACCTTGTCAATGCAGGAGAAAGTGGCGGAGCCTGCTCGACCGGATTCTCCGGCTGGGATGCCGATGGAAAGCCGATCGTCCTCACCGCCGGTCACTGCGCGAAGATCATCAACGAGCAGACCATGGAGTTCGAAGGCGACACAACGGTCGACGAGACTGAACAGCCTTCCACTGCCCCTGCGGTCGGCGGAGAAGGATTCAAGCAGACGGGACTCGGTGTCATCGGCACCTGGGGTTACCACAAGTTCGGCGGAGAACTGGTTCCTCCGGGCTCGGACGCACAGCCCAAGGACGACGATATCGACTTCGCGGTCATCAATGTCGATGCTTCGAAGTACAACGTCAAGACTGGTGTGACTGACTGGTCGACCGCGGGCGACGACGATCTGGCTGCGAAGCTCGCTACCGATATCACCAAGGTCGGCGCTCACAGCGAAGGTACCGTTCAGAAGGCCGGCCGAACCACCGGACTGACTGAGAACGAGACATGGACTGCCTACAACGAGCAGTTCGACTTCGTCAACGTCAGCGGACGCTTCGTCCACGGTTTCGGAGTCAAGGCGCCGTCCGGCAAGCCGTTCTCCGCACCCGGCGATTCCGGTGGCGGCGTCTTCCAGGGAGACACCGCAGTCGGCGTCATCTCCGGTGGCGGTCCTGCAGAGGACGAGAACGGCCAAGAGATCGACTTCAGCTGGGTAGCCGACCTCGACTACTCGCTCGAAAAGTCCGGACAGACGATTTCCTTCGACGACCCGAACGAAGAGCCTGAGGCTCCTGCCGCGCCGACGGTCGAGGACCAGACCATCGAGCCCAAGGGCGCGATCACTGGCAAGGCTGCGGCCGGTGCTGACGTGAAGGTCACTTGGACCGGTGCTGCGGAAGGCGAAGCCACCGCGAAGGCCGATGACAGCGGAAACTTCACTCTCGAGGGTCCCGAAGCAGAAGGTGACTACGATGCGAAGGCCGTTGCTACTGTCGACGGTCAGACTTCAGAAGCCGCCACCTTCACAGTGACTGTCAAGGCATCGGATGACTCCGACGGCGGTGCTGACGCCGACGGCGCCGATTCGAATGCCGGGGCTGACGCTGACGGTAAGGATGCAGACGCCTCCGCTTCTGCCGACGGCGACGACGCAGACGCTTCCGCCGCTGCAGACGGCAAGGATGACAAGGCCGATTCCGACGCAGACGGTGACGAGAAGCCTGACGCTCCCAAGGTCGGAGACCAGACGGTCGTCGAAGGTGGAAAGATCACCGGCAAGGCCGCTCCGAACGCCGAAGTGAATCTGACCTGGAAGGCCGCCGGCGATGCCCAGGCAGGTTCCGCTCAGGCTCAGGCCGCACCGGCTGAGGGCAGCGTCACGGTCACGACCGATGCTGACGGAAACTTCTCCACCGAGGCTCCTGCTGAGGCTGGCGAATACGCGTACTCCGCCACGGTTACCGCCAACGGACAGACCTCGGAGGCCACGAACTTCACGGTGACTGTCCAGGCTGCTGAGGCCGAGCGCAAGCTGACCGTCGAGCCGAAGGAGATCGCAGCTTCGGACTTCGTGAAGGAAGACAAGGGCGTTCAGATCACCGGTGAAGGCTTCGACGAGGGCGAGAAGGTGACCCTCGAAGTTGTTGGCGGTCCTGAAAACGTCGAGGGCATCACCCTCGAAGAGACCGCTGACGCTGACGGAGTCGTTGGATTCTCGATCTACGGCACCAGCGCCTCGAACCCCGAGGCCTACCTCGGTAAGTACGACGTCCAGGTCACCGGCGCCAACGACACCGAAGACGAAGAAGCCCTCACCGGCTCCTTCCAGGTCGTTGCCGACGAAGACGGCAACGGCGGCGGCGACGATGGTGACGACAACGGCAACGATGATGGAAACGGTGACGGCGGTTCTGATCTGCCTCGCACCGGTGCCGAGCTGACCGGCCTGGCTGCCGGAGCCGGACTGCTCCTCGTCGGTGGAGCCGCTGTTGTTCTGACCATGCGTCGCAAGAAGAACAACTGA
- a CDS encoding S1 family peptidase: MQKKLVQSSLAISAAAALGLSGALVASPAMADNAPQKLDLQSEAHVQKALSGIEGVNAYGTDGGELSIGVAKKTDEIKKLEKKYQNIKVTEGVKELKPYAKNDLVGGAGYLVKAGESGGACSTGFSGWDGDGKPVVLTAGHCSKIINEQTNEFDGDTTVDQTEKPSIAQANGGEGFQASGSGVIGKWGFHNFGGDLLEGADEDQWPEPSESDIDFAVINVDESKYNVKNGITDWTTADSDDLAKSTTEITEVGAHKEGAISKSGRTTGKTDGKVLPREAYDFDYQNVGGRWVHGFGVTAPIDKPFSQPGDSGGGVYQGNTAVGVISGGGDLDANTSFTWVADLDHSLEESGTDFNLEKPGEETPEAPAAPKAEDQTIEPEGKIKGKAEAGAEVEVKWEAASAADDQKAKAQAAEDGSETVKADKDGNFSVEGPKAEGDYHFTATAIVDGEKSEPTEFDVTVEKDESETPAPVEREINVDPKQIAASDFVKEDEGVTITVQGFDEGEKVTLEVANGPEGVEGITLDETANENGAAAFSIYGTSASNPEAYLGKYDVEVIGANDTEDESALTGSFEVLADEDGSGGGSGGDDDGNNDDGDADGGAGDGNDDDGNGDGGSDLPRTGAELTGLAAGAGLLLVGGAAVVLTMRRKNNN; the protein is encoded by the coding sequence ATGCAGAAGAAACTCGTGCAGAGTTCGCTGGCCATCAGCGCCGCCGCGGCGCTGGGCCTGAGCGGCGCGCTCGTCGCCTCGCCGGCGATGGCTGACAACGCACCGCAGAAGCTGGACCTCCAGAGTGAAGCTCACGTCCAGAAGGCACTGTCCGGCATCGAAGGCGTCAACGCCTACGGCACCGACGGCGGCGAGCTCAGCATCGGCGTTGCCAAGAAGACCGACGAGATCAAGAAGCTCGAAAAGAAGTACCAGAACATCAAGGTCACCGAGGGCGTCAAGGAACTGAAGCCCTACGCGAAGAACGACCTCGTCGGCGGTGCCGGCTACCTCGTCAAGGCCGGCGAGAGCGGCGGAGCCTGCTCGACCGGCTTCTCCGGTTGGGATGGAGATGGCAAGCCCGTCGTCCTCACCGCCGGACACTGCTCGAAGATCATCAACGAGCAGACCAACGAGTTCGACGGCGACACCACTGTCGACCAGACCGAGAAGCCCTCGATTGCTCAGGCCAACGGCGGAGAAGGCTTCCAGGCCTCGGGCAGCGGCGTCATCGGCAAATGGGGCTTCCACAACTTCGGCGGCGACCTGCTCGAAGGCGCCGATGAGGACCAGTGGCCCGAGCCCAGCGAGTCGGACATCGACTTCGCCGTGATCAATGTCGATGAATCGAAGTACAACGTCAAGAACGGCATCACCGACTGGACGACCGCCGATTCGGACGACCTGGCCAAGTCGACCACTGAGATCACCGAGGTGGGCGCACACAAGGAAGGTGCCATCAGCAAGTCGGGGCGCACCACCGGCAAGACTGACGGCAAGGTTCTGCCTCGCGAGGCGTACGACTTCGATTACCAGAATGTCGGTGGCCGCTGGGTCCACGGATTCGGCGTGACCGCTCCGATCGACAAGCCCTTCTCGCAGCCGGGCGATTCCGGCGGTGGCGTCTACCAGGGCAATACCGCTGTGGGTGTCATCTCCGGCGGCGGCGACCTCGATGCGAACACCTCGTTCACTTGGGTCGCCGACCTGGATCACTCGCTCGAGGAGTCCGGCACGGACTTCAATCTCGAGAAGCCCGGCGAGGAGACCCCTGAGGCTCCTGCTGCTCCGAAGGCCGAAGACCAGACCATCGAACCCGAGGGCAAGATCAAGGGCAAGGCCGAGGCCGGCGCTGAGGTCGAGGTGAAGTGGGAAGCCGCTTCCGCTGCTGACGATCAGAAGGCCAAGGCGCAGGCTGCTGAGGACGGATCCGAAACCGTCAAGGCTGACAAGGACGGAAACTTCTCCGTCGAAGGACCGAAGGCAGAAGGCGACTACCACTTCACTGCGACTGCGATCGTCGATGGAGAGAAGTCTGAGCCGACCGAGTTCGACGTGACCGTTGAAAAGGACGAGTCCGAGACTCCCGCTCCCGTCGAGCGTGAGATCAACGTCGACCCCAAGCAGATCGCCGCTTCCGACTTCGTGAAAGAAGACGAGGGCGTGACGATCACGGTCCAGGGCTTCGACGAGGGCGAGAAGGTGACGCTCGAGGTTGCCAACGGACCCGAAGGCGTCGAGGGCATCACCCTCGATGAGACCGCGAACGAAAACGGTGCTGCCGCATTCTCCATCTACGGCACCAGTGCGTCGAACCCCGAGGCCTACCTCGGCAAGTACGACGTCGAGGTCATCGGTGCCAACGACACCGAGGATGAGTCGGCCCTGACCGGTTCCTTCGAGGTTCTCGCTGACGAAGACGGCTCCGGTGGCGGATCCGGCGGCGACGATGATGGCAACAACGACGACGGCGACGCCGACGGCGGAGCCGGCGACGGAAACGACGATGACGGAAACGGTGACGGCGGTTCTGACCTGCCGCGCACCGGTGCCGAGCTGACCGGCCTCGCTGCCGGAGCCGGACTGCTCCTCGTGGGTGGCGCCGCAGTCGTTCTGACGATGCGTCGCAAGAACAACAACTGA
- a CDS encoding thioesterase family protein, producing the protein MSQSTVSEFSRAIAVTRHGDHNFTAELDAGWKVAGAVNGGYLLGVAGQALRTVNPSTPDPLVISTFYLGPSKEGPVDITTRTLREGRSTASYGIELVQNGAPTISAMATMGNLGELPDDVGTTATPPHLPPPEECVGVAEASEDFKKAAPLVERFDMRLDPATAGFAVGKPSGRGVLQGWIRFIDGSDPGPLSLLTFLDSFPPVMFDLGRFNWAPTMELTAHVRALPAPGWISARLSTRNIAGGMFEEDCELWDSAGRLVAQSRQLARQPRG; encoded by the coding sequence ATGAGTCAATCGACCGTCAGTGAATTCTCCCGCGCCATCGCAGTCACCCGTCACGGTGACCACAACTTCACCGCCGAGCTCGACGCCGGCTGGAAAGTCGCCGGTGCCGTCAACGGAGGCTACCTCCTTGGAGTCGCCGGACAAGCCCTACGCACCGTCAACCCGAGCACTCCGGACCCTCTTGTCATCTCGACCTTCTACCTCGGGCCCAGCAAAGAGGGGCCGGTTGACATCACCACGCGCACGCTGCGCGAAGGCCGATCGACGGCTAGCTACGGCATCGAACTCGTCCAGAACGGGGCACCGACGATCTCTGCGATGGCCACGATGGGCAACCTCGGCGAGCTTCCAGACGATGTCGGCACGACAGCCACCCCGCCCCACCTGCCACCACCGGAAGAATGCGTCGGTGTTGCCGAAGCCAGCGAGGACTTCAAGAAAGCGGCACCGCTGGTCGAACGGTTCGATATGCGACTCGACCCGGCCACCGCAGGATTCGCAGTCGGCAAACCCAGCGGACGCGGAGTGCTCCAAGGCTGGATTCGGTTCATCGACGGGAGTGACCCGGGCCCTCTGTCCCTGCTGACGTTCCTCGACTCGTTCCCGCCGGTGATGTTCGACCTCGGTCGTTTCAACTGGGCGCCGACGATGGAACTGACCGCACACGTCCGCGCTCTGCCTGCTCCCGGATGGATCAGCGCACGACTGTCCACTCGAAACATTGCCGGCGGCATGTTCGAAGAGGACTGCGAACTGTGGGACTCGGCCGGTCGCCTCGTCGCTCAGTCGCGGCAGTTGGCGCGCCAACCCCGCGGTTGA
- a CDS encoding 5'-nucleotidase C-terminal domain-containing protein, with amino-acid sequence MRLRTLTSSLLALALVITGPAAASATGLGSAHAPTDSQVAETGELTLLATTDVHGHVLNWDYFANKPYPAGEELGMSRASTLIKGVREDKGAESVLLVDNGDTIQGNPLAYYYAKQEPITTSGQTHPLAKTYNHLGYDAQVVGNHEFNYGLDLLATYSDQVDFPLLGANVIDDADGQTHLDPYALVDKQVDGETITVGVLGVTTPGSRIWDKNNLSGKVHFDDPVETAQKYVPEMKQKGADVIVVLSHSGKDPKGQNWDPDRLQENVSTSVAQVPGIDVLVAGHTHQNEPSQVVTRDDGSQVLITQPNYWARSVSEVGLPINLDTHHVDWGEAEPHADALAAQGEVTEDQEIKDLVEEQHRTTIDYVNTKIGSVTETLSAKTSYYEDTAILDFISHVQTETVEEGLKGTDYDDLPVISQASPFSRTAEFPAGDITIRDVAGLYVYDNTLAGVEINGAQLRDYLEYSARYFKQTEEGAEFDPVDGTNAIDEVSESPIPDYNYDALAGIDYDINVSKPIGERIENLKQADGSEIGDTDRFILAINNYRQSGGGGYPVDGLKEVYNEQVEVRQALIDWAEEKQIVDPADFFDENWQVVTSSRSPGGDDDDSTDSEDSDSSGEVTAEADSNGSDGAESDAGATSDSSGSGSSGSADGEDNAGEATSENDDSANSASDGNAEGGEADDSAAGAGGGADLPRTGLELAASIGIAAAIIALGTALVYFSRRRRR; translated from the coding sequence ATGCGCCTGCGCACCCTGACCTCGTCCTTGCTCGCCCTCGCTCTGGTCATCACTGGACCCGCGGCCGCCTCCGCGACCGGCCTCGGCAGTGCCCATGCGCCCACCGACTCGCAGGTGGCCGAGACCGGGGAGCTGACTCTGTTGGCGACGACGGATGTTCACGGCCACGTCCTCAACTGGGACTACTTTGCGAACAAGCCCTACCCGGCAGGGGAGGAGCTGGGCATGTCCCGAGCCTCGACGCTGATCAAGGGAGTACGCGAGGACAAAGGTGCAGAATCCGTGCTCCTCGTCGACAACGGCGACACCATCCAAGGCAATCCGTTGGCCTACTACTACGCCAAACAGGAGCCGATCACGACCAGCGGCCAAACACACCCGCTGGCCAAGACCTACAACCATCTGGGATACGACGCACAGGTGGTCGGCAACCACGAATTCAACTACGGCCTCGACCTGCTGGCCACCTACAGCGACCAAGTCGACTTCCCGCTTCTCGGCGCCAATGTCATCGACGACGCAGACGGTCAAACCCATCTGGACCCGTACGCGCTGGTCGACAAACAGGTCGATGGTGAGACGATCACCGTCGGCGTCCTCGGCGTGACCACTCCCGGCAGCCGAATCTGGGACAAGAACAACTTGTCCGGAAAGGTGCACTTCGACGATCCCGTCGAGACAGCCCAGAAGTATGTCCCCGAGATGAAACAGAAGGGCGCCGACGTCATCGTCGTGCTCTCCCACTCCGGCAAAGATCCGAAAGGACAGAACTGGGATCCCGACCGACTGCAGGAGAACGTCAGCACTTCAGTGGCGCAGGTTCCCGGAATCGATGTCCTCGTCGCCGGCCATACCCACCAGAACGAACCCAGCCAAGTCGTGACCCGCGACGACGGCAGCCAGGTGCTCATCACCCAACCGAACTACTGGGCCCGTTCGGTCTCAGAGGTGGGACTGCCGATCAACCTCGACACCCACCACGTCGACTGGGGCGAGGCCGAGCCGCACGCGGACGCTCTCGCCGCCCAAGGCGAAGTCACTGAGGATCAGGAGATCAAAGACCTCGTCGAAGAGCAGCACCGGACCACGATCGATTACGTGAACACGAAGATCGGCTCGGTGACCGAAACGCTGTCGGCGAAGACCTCATACTATGAGGATACGGCGATCCTCGACTTCATCTCTCACGTCCAGACCGAGACGGTGGAAGAAGGACTGAAAGGAACGGACTATGACGATCTTCCCGTCATCTCACAGGCATCTCCCTTCAGCCGCACCGCAGAGTTCCCGGCCGGCGACATCACGATCCGAGACGTGGCCGGACTCTACGTCTACGACAACACTCTTGCCGGAGTCGAGATCAACGGTGCCCAGCTGCGTGACTACCTCGAATACTCGGCACGCTATTTCAAACAGACCGAAGAAGGCGCCGAATTCGACCCGGTCGACGGCACCAACGCGATCGACGAAGTCTCTGAATCTCCGATCCCGGACTACAACTATGACGCTCTGGCCGGAATCGACTACGACATCAATGTCTCCAAACCGATCGGGGAGAGGATCGAGAACCTCAAACAGGCCGACGGCAGCGAAATCGGAGACACCGACCGGTTCATCCTCGCGATCAACAACTACCGACAGTCCGGGGGAGGCGGCTATCCGGTCGACGGACTCAAGGAGGTCTACAACGAACAGGTCGAGGTGCGCCAGGCCCTCATCGACTGGGCCGAGGAAAAGCAGATCGTCGACCCTGCCGACTTCTTCGACGAGAACTGGCAGGTCGTCACCAGCAGCCGTTCACCCGGCGGAGATGATGACGATTCCACTGACAGCGAAGATTCCGACAGCTCCGGCGAAGTCACTGCCGAGGCGGATTCGAATGGATCCGATGGTGCTGAGTCCGACGCCGGTGCGACCTCCGACAGCTCGGGTTCCGGGAGTTCCGGAAGCGCTGACGGGGAGGACAACGCCGGAGAGGCAACATCCGAGAACGACGACTCGGCGAACAGTGCATCGGACGGCAATGCTGAAGGCGGCGAAGCTGACGACTCGGCAGCCGGCGCAGGCGGTGGCGCTGACCTGCCACGGACCGGTCTCGAGCTTGCCGCAAGCATCGGCATCGCCGCCGCGATCATCGCACTCGGTACGGCTCTCGTGTACTTCTCACGCCGCCGTCGCCGTTGA